From one Orcinus orca chromosome 10, mOrcOrc1.1, whole genome shotgun sequence genomic stretch:
- the SLC25A27 gene encoding mitochondrial uncoupling protein 4 isoform X3, translating to MSTPEDEERLSPLAQRWPRASKFLLSGCAATVAELATFPLDLTKTRLQIQGEAALARLGDGARESAPYRGMVRTALGIVQEEGFLKLWQGVTPAIYRHTVYSGGRMVTYEHLREVVFGKSEDKHYPLWKSVIGGMMAGVVGQFLANPTDLVKVQMQMEGKRKLEGKPLRFRGVHHAFAKILAEGGIRGLWAGWVPNIQRAALVNMGDLTTYDTVKHYLVLNTPLEDNIMTHGLSSLCSGLVASILGTPADVIKSRIMNQPRDKQGRGLLYKSSTDCLIQAVQGEGFMSLYKGFLPSWLRMRSVQCDGRR from the exons ATGTCGACTCCGGAGGATGAGGAGAGGCTCTCGCCGCTTGCCCAGAGATGGCCCCGCGCGAGCAAGTTCCTCCTGTCGGGCTGCGCGGCCACCGTGGCCGAGCTAG caaCCTTTCCCCTCGATCTCACAAAAACTCGACTCCAAATACAAGGAGAAGCTGCCCTTGCTCGGTTGGGAGACGGTGCAAGAGAGTCTGCTCCCTATAGGGGCATGGTGCGCACGGCCCTGGGGATTGTCCAAGAGGAAGGCTTTCTAAAGCTCTGGCAAGGAGTGACACCTGCCATTTACAGACACACAG TGTACTCTGGAGGTCGAATGGTCACTTACGAACATCTCCGTGAAGTTGTGTTTGGCAAAAGTGAAGATAAGCATTATCCCCTTTG GAAATCAGTGATTGGAGGGATGATGGCTGGTGTTGTTGGCCAATTTTTAGCCAACCCAACTGACCTAGTGAAGGTTCAGATGcaaatggaaggaaaaaggaaacttgAAGGAAAACCACTGCG attTCGTGGTGTGCATCACGCATTTGCAAAAAtcttagctgaaggaggaatacGTGGGCTTTGGGCAGGCTGGGTACCCAATATACAAAGAGCAGCGCTGGTGAATATGGGAG ATTTAACCACTTACGATACAGTGAAACACTACTTGGTTTTGAATACACCACTGGAGGACAATATCATGACTCATGGCTTATCAAG TTTATGTTCCGGACTGGTAGCTTCTATTCTGGGAACACCCGCTGATGTCATCAAAAGCCGAATAATGAACCAACCGCGAGATAAACAAGGAAG ggGCCTTCTGTATAAATCATCAACTGACTGCTTGATTCAGGCTGTTCAAGGAGAAGGATTCATGAGTCTCTATAAAGGCTTTTTACCCTCCTGGCTGCGAATG
- the SLC25A27 gene encoding mitochondrial uncoupling protein 4 isoform X1: MSTPEDEERLSPLAQRWPRASKFLLSGCAATVAELATFPLDLTKTRLQIQGEAALARLGDGARESAPYRGMVRTALGIVQEEGFLKLWQGVTPAIYRHTVYSGGRMVTYEHLREVVFGKSEDKHYPLWKSVIGGMMAGVVGQFLANPTDLVKVQMQMEGKRKLEGKPLRFRGVHHAFAKILAEGGIRGLWAGWVPNIQRAALVNMGDLTTYDTVKHYLVLNTPLEDNIMTHGLSSLCSGLVASILGTPADVIKSRIMNQPRDKQGRGLLYKSSTDCLIQAVQGEGFMSLYKGFLPSWLRMQSDWITQGLPMRPSPVFSKEESNPDHLP, encoded by the exons ATGTCGACTCCGGAGGATGAGGAGAGGCTCTCGCCGCTTGCCCAGAGATGGCCCCGCGCGAGCAAGTTCCTCCTGTCGGGCTGCGCGGCCACCGTGGCCGAGCTAG caaCCTTTCCCCTCGATCTCACAAAAACTCGACTCCAAATACAAGGAGAAGCTGCCCTTGCTCGGTTGGGAGACGGTGCAAGAGAGTCTGCTCCCTATAGGGGCATGGTGCGCACGGCCCTGGGGATTGTCCAAGAGGAAGGCTTTCTAAAGCTCTGGCAAGGAGTGACACCTGCCATTTACAGACACACAG TGTACTCTGGAGGTCGAATGGTCACTTACGAACATCTCCGTGAAGTTGTGTTTGGCAAAAGTGAAGATAAGCATTATCCCCTTTG GAAATCAGTGATTGGAGGGATGATGGCTGGTGTTGTTGGCCAATTTTTAGCCAACCCAACTGACCTAGTGAAGGTTCAGATGcaaatggaaggaaaaaggaaacttgAAGGAAAACCACTGCG attTCGTGGTGTGCATCACGCATTTGCAAAAAtcttagctgaaggaggaatacGTGGGCTTTGGGCAGGCTGGGTACCCAATATACAAAGAGCAGCGCTGGTGAATATGGGAG ATTTAACCACTTACGATACAGTGAAACACTACTTGGTTTTGAATACACCACTGGAGGACAATATCATGACTCATGGCTTATCAAG TTTATGTTCCGGACTGGTAGCTTCTATTCTGGGAACACCCGCTGATGTCATCAAAAGCCGAATAATGAACCAACCGCGAGATAAACAAGGAAG ggGCCTTCTGTATAAATCATCAACTGACTGCTTGATTCAGGCTGTTCAAGGAGAAGGATTCATGAGTCTCTATAAAGGCTTTTTACCCTCCTGGCTGCGAATG
- the SLC25A27 gene encoding mitochondrial uncoupling protein 4 isoform X2: MSTPEDEERLSPLAQRWPRASKFLLSGCAATVAELATFPLDLTKTRLQIQGEAALARLGDGARESAPYRGMVRTALGIVQEEGFLKLWQGVTPAIYRHTVYSGGRMVTYEHLREVVFGKSEDKHYPLWKSVIGGMMAGVVGQFLANPTDLVKVQMQMEGKRKLEGKPLRFRGVHHAFAKILAEGGIRGLWAGWVPNIQRAALVNMGDLTTYDTVKHYLVLNTPLEDNIMTHGLSSLCSGLVASILGTPADVIKSRIMNQPRDKQGRGLLYKSSTDCLIQAVQGEGFMSLYKGFLPSWLRMTPWSLVFWLTYEKIREMSGVSPF; encoded by the exons ATGTCGACTCCGGAGGATGAGGAGAGGCTCTCGCCGCTTGCCCAGAGATGGCCCCGCGCGAGCAAGTTCCTCCTGTCGGGCTGCGCGGCCACCGTGGCCGAGCTAG caaCCTTTCCCCTCGATCTCACAAAAACTCGACTCCAAATACAAGGAGAAGCTGCCCTTGCTCGGTTGGGAGACGGTGCAAGAGAGTCTGCTCCCTATAGGGGCATGGTGCGCACGGCCCTGGGGATTGTCCAAGAGGAAGGCTTTCTAAAGCTCTGGCAAGGAGTGACACCTGCCATTTACAGACACACAG TGTACTCTGGAGGTCGAATGGTCACTTACGAACATCTCCGTGAAGTTGTGTTTGGCAAAAGTGAAGATAAGCATTATCCCCTTTG GAAATCAGTGATTGGAGGGATGATGGCTGGTGTTGTTGGCCAATTTTTAGCCAACCCAACTGACCTAGTGAAGGTTCAGATGcaaatggaaggaaaaaggaaacttgAAGGAAAACCACTGCG attTCGTGGTGTGCATCACGCATTTGCAAAAAtcttagctgaaggaggaatacGTGGGCTTTGGGCAGGCTGGGTACCCAATATACAAAGAGCAGCGCTGGTGAATATGGGAG ATTTAACCACTTACGATACAGTGAAACACTACTTGGTTTTGAATACACCACTGGAGGACAATATCATGACTCATGGCTTATCAAG TTTATGTTCCGGACTGGTAGCTTCTATTCTGGGAACACCCGCTGATGTCATCAAAAGCCGAATAATGAACCAACCGCGAGATAAACAAGGAAG ggGCCTTCTGTATAAATCATCAACTGACTGCTTGATTCAGGCTGTTCAAGGAGAAGGATTCATGAGTCTCTATAAAGGCTTTTTACCCTCCTGGCTGCGAATG